The Thermomonospora amylolytica sequence ATGCCAGGTATCGGCCCGGTACCGGTCCGCGCACGACGGGCAGACCGCCGCCCGCGGTCCCCGCACGCCACCAGCAGCACCCCATCCGGACCGCCGTCCGTGGAGAACGAGGCCACCGCCTCGCCCGCGGCCGGATCCACCGCGTCCGCCCGGCCGGTGATGCGCACCGGATGCGCGCAGTGCCCGGCATGCTCCACCTGACCGGCCCAGGCCCGCCAGCCCTCGCCGTCCTGGACGCGGCGGACCATCCCGGCCAGCACCGGCCCCAACCCCGCCAACCGTGCCAGCCGGTCAGCCCGCGCCCGCTCCTGATCCCGGCTCACCGGTCACCGGCCCCGGAGCACACGCCCGCCAGGCACCACAGCAGCGCGTACCAGTGCGGGGACCCGTACGTGATCGGCGGGAACCCGTGTGCTGTCAGTACGTCAGCGACTTCACGTACCAGCGCCGTCGTGAACCGCACATCCATCAGCGGCACCGAATACGGCCCCGGGCAGGTCCGGCAGAACTCGCCCAGGATCGGGCACACCCACCCCGGCCCCACCCCCGAGACCATCGCGTCGCCGTTCACCGCGCCACTCATCGGGCCACCTCAGATCCACCGGTCCCCGGCCGCAAGACGCCGCAGCGCCGCGCCCCGCGTCGCGATGTCGGAGATCTCCGCATCACTCAGGAAGTAGCTCTTGCACCGCCGGGGAAGGCCGCCTTCGGCCAGCAGCCACCCCACGCCGCGCGTGCTGATGTCGATCTCGGCGGCGTTGTAACCGTTGGTGGCCCAGCCCGCGCCCAGAATCGTGTCGGAGGCATCCCGCGTTGAGCAGCGCATCGCCCACCGCACCGCCAGCAGATCCCGGAAGCTGGACCGCACCACGTCCGTGCTCGGCTTCTGCGTCGCGGGCGCGAGGATCATCCCCGGCCGCCCGGCCACGTGCCGCAAGGTCGATCGCCCGCGCGTTGAACGCCTCCCGCGCCTTACGATCCTCACACGCGGTGTAGAAGCGCAGCTCATCGATCGGCACCAGGTACAGCGGACCATCGGACGGCCGCCAGGACCGCCGCCCCGCCTGCTCCAGATGCTCATACCGGCGATCCATCTCCCCGATCAACTCATCCAGCGTGTCGATCGCATCGCCCATGTTGTTGAACACGAGCCGATCAAAGACCGGCCGCCACAGCGCCAGCTCAAGCCGCTTGGCGTCCAACCCGATCAGCCGCACGTTCGGGTCCAGCGCCCCGGCCGCCAGCACCGCGGACAGCGCGGTGGACTTACCGGCCTCCGGCTCACCACCGATCAGCACATGCCTGCCCGGCAGGGACAGGGTGATGGTGTCGCCCATGTCGTCCACCGCCACCGGCACCGGATCCCACAACGACACCTGTCGGCGGTCCCGCCACGGCCACGGCAACCGGGCGGGCATGCGCGGGTCGGTGCCGTCGAACGGATCACGCCGCACCACATCCACATGCGCCAGGTCGGCCCGCTCCACATCACGAGTGATGCGGATCTGGCGCACCCGCAGCACCGCCGCCACCCGCTCGGCCGCCTCCTCCAGCTCGGCCCGCTCCGAGCCCTTGGGGACGCGGACCATCAGCCGGTCACCCGCCGGGACCTCCCGATGCCGCACGATGCGCGGAATGCGATCGTTGACGGTGGCCAGCCCGGCGAACCGGCACGCCCGATCCCAGCGCCGCCGCAGCCGGCCCCGCCGCCAGGCCGACACGGCACGCTGCCGAGTCCACGGCACCGCCGCCAGCCAGGCCACCAGCAGCACCGGCCCCGCCACCCCCGGCCAGCCACCCGGCCGCCAGCCAGGCCCACGCCGACACCGAGCCCAGCGCCCAGACCGCCGCCAACTCCCGCCGCCACAGCCACGCCGGGCGCACGACGAACAGCGTCAGCCACCCGCCGACCGTCAGGTGAGAGCGGACCGGCAGTTCCGGACGCTGCACCACCGGAGGCAGACCCACCCGCCCCCGGCCCTGCACACCCCAGTTCCGGCCGCCGTTCACCACACACCGCCCTGACCGCCGCCATGCCAGATCCCCGGCCGCCCACCGCCATCAGCAGGCGGAGGAGCCGCCGGAGGCAGCCCCCGGACTGCCCACCGGTCTCCGGCGTCACCACCCCGCCGGAGGCAGCGCCACCCCCGGCCCCGGCCCCCAGTCCACGCGGGCATCCCCGGCCACCGTCTCCGGCCACGGCGGGGGATAGGCCGGAAGCGCACGCCCGGCCATCGCCTCCGCCCACGCCCGATCCCGCAACAAATGCAGTTCCGACCACAGACAGTCCGGGACCAGACCCAGCACCAGCCGCACCACCGGCACCCCCCGATACCGGCCGTCCGAACGCAGCGGCGTCCCAGTGCGACCGCTCCCCGAGCGCCACATGCACCCAGCCCGGAACCCCGCCGGGAGCCTGCCGCTGCGGCTCATCCAGCAGCCCCGAACCCAGCACCGCGCCCAGCGCCCGCCGCCGACGCCACTCCCGCACCGGAGCCCGCCGCACCCAGGACGCATCCCGCAACGCATCCACCCGGTAGTGCACCCGCAGCGGCCCCGCATCCCACACGGTCACGATCACCGTGCAACTTCCGTACGGCCACTCGCCGTCCTGCGCGCCCACGCTCACCACCAACGCGCCCGGCAACTTCCGGCCACCCAACAGCCGAGCGATCATCGGCCCGCCGCCCCCTTGGCACCCTTGGCACCTTCCGAGGTGCCGGAGGCGTGAGCGTCCGGCGTGGTCGTAGCGCTCGCTCCGGATCCCGGCACCAGGCCCGGCGCGGACACGGCCTCCAGGCGTTCGACCGTCCACCACATGACCGAGTCGCCGCGCCGCTCCACCACGTTGAGCGCCAGGCCGACCGGCCGCACGAACTGCCCCTGAGACACGCCCGGGTCGCCGACGATGCCGACCTTGATCGGCGCGGATCCCTCGCCGTCCATCACCAGCAGCCGCGTCTGGTACAGCGGCACGCCCTCCGCGTTGGTCTTGGGCTTGCCCGACTCGAAGTCGGCCCGCTGCACCGGCTGATCGGCCACCAGGAACATGCGCCCCTCGGTCTGAACAGAGAACTCCACTCGCACCGCCACCTTCCGTTGACGCGCCTGTCATTAGGCACCTTGTGCACCGATTTGTGCCAGGCGGGCATGATCATCAAACGTGGAAGGGTGCTAGGAGTTAGGTGCCAAGTGGGCTATCGTGTGACGGATCGGTAAAACCCGCAGGTCAACGGGGGCCAGGAGCGGCGCACGAAAGGAGTGTCCACATTGGGCCACGAGAAAAATCCTGCGCACCCCGCCGCGATAACCGGTGAAAACTTCCCGCTGTACGTGACCATCCGCGATGAAATCGTGCGCGCGATCCAGGTCGGCCAGATCCCGCCCGGCAGCCCGCTGCCCAGCAACTCCCAGATCCAGCAGCGCTGGAACGTCTCCCACAAGACCAGCCGCCGCGTCCTGCAAGAGCTGGCCGCCATCGGATGGGCCAAGCGCGACAGCACCCGGGGATACATCGCCGTTCTCGGCCCCCCGCTCGTGCTGTCCCACGTCCCCGGCCACGACCCCGACCAGACCGACATCGACCGGACCCGCGACGACTACGGCCAGACACCCGCCTACCCGCCCGCCTACCAGACCGGCCAGCAGACCGCCCCCTACGCTGGACCCGCCCCCCAAGCACCCCCCTACGCCCAGCCCCGCCCACAGCACACCGTGCCGCTCGGCGGGATGATCCCCCCGGATCTGACCCGCCCCGCCCGCATCCACGTCAGCAGCGAAACCGCGCCCCGCCACGTCGCCGCCGCCCTCGGCATGCC is a genomic window containing:
- a CDS encoding FtsK/SpoIIIE domain-containing protein produces the protein MLLVAWLAAVPWTRQRAVSAWRRGRLRRRWDRACRFAGLATVNDRIPRIVRHREVPAGDRLMVRVPKGSERAELEEAAERVAAVLRVRQIRITRDVERADLAHVDVVRRDPFDGTDPRMPARLPWPWRDRRQVSLWDPVPVAVDDMGDTITLSLPGRHVLIGGEPEAGKSTALSAVLAAGALDPNVRLIGLDAKRLELALWRPVFDRLVFNNMGDAIDTLDELIGEMDRRYEHLEQAGRRSWRPSDGPLYLVPIDELRFYTACEDRKAREAFNARAIDLAARGRAAGDDPRARDAEAEHGRGAVQLPGSAGGAVGDALLNAGCLRHDSGRGLGHQRLQRRRDRHQHARRGVAAGRRRPSPAVQELLPE
- a CDS encoding GntR family transcriptional regulator, producing the protein MTIRDEIVRAIQVGQIPPGSPLPSNSQIQQRWNVSHKTSRRVLQELAAIGWAKRDSTRGYIAVLGPPLVLSHVPGHDPDQTDIDRTRDDYGQTPAYPPAYQTGQQTAPYAGPAPQAPPYAQPRPQHTVPLGGMIPPDLTRPARIHVSSETAPRHVAAALGMPDPFARVLVRRCVFTDPRHANPVELRTTYLPDLDPTGPLAEVLEQPDPWASDLARHVLRTPFIGTSDIYARPADTYETAALHLAPPALVLVRATTTYDESRSPIEHTVSVWPAESTRITATAHRIEPTTG